In Mesorhizobium sp. 113-3-3, a genomic segment contains:
- the rpsT gene encoding 30S ribosomal protein S20: MANTSSAKKATRKIARRAAINKNRRSRVRTYVRQVEEALASGDKAAAQAAFKAAEPELMRAATKGVIHKNTASRKVSRLAARLKVLSA; this comes from the coding sequence ATGGCCAACACATCCTCGGCCAAAAAGGCAACGCGCAAGATCGCCCGCCGCGCGGCGATCAACAAGAACCGCCGCTCGCGCGTGCGCACCTATGTCCGCCAGGTCGAGGAGGCGCTCGCCTCCGGTGACAAGGCTGCCGCGCAGGCCGCCTTCAAGGCCGCCGAGCCGGAATTGATGCGCGCCGCGACCAAGGGCGTCATCCACAAGAACACAGCGTCCCGCAAGGTGTCGCGTCTGGCCGCACGGCTCAAGGTGCTGTCGGCCTGA